A single Gasterosteus aculeatus chromosome 2, fGasAcu3.hap1.1, whole genome shotgun sequence DNA region contains:
- the slc25a33 gene encoding solute carrier family 25 member 33, with product MAQKDTLLNLFAGGCSGTVGAIVTCPLEVLKTRLQSSGLSLRPVFQVQMGTLNGTGVIRPGTVTPGLLQVLRSILEKEGPRSLFRGLGPNLVGVAPSRAIYFAAYSKAKETFNGLFVPNSGVVHMSSAGVAAFVTNSLMNPVWMVKTRMQLEKKAKGEKKMNALQCARYVHKTEGIRGFYRGLTASYAGISETMICFLIYETLKKHLAASQFASSNGGKEKGASDFLGLMMAAAFSKGCASCIAYPHEVIRTRLREEGSKYKYFFQTGRLIAVEEGYAAFYRGLIPQLIRQIPNTAIVLSTYELIVHLLGDSK from the exons ATGTAGCGGCACGGTGGGAGCCATCGTGACCTGCCCCCTGGAAGTGTTGAAAACACGGCTGCAGTCCTCCGGCCTCTCCCTCCGACCCGTCTTCCAGGTCCAGATGGGCACCCTCAACGGAACCGGAGTTATTCGCCCTGGGACAGTTACTCCAGGGCTCCTGCAGGTCCTACG cTCCATACTCGAAAAAGAGGGACCAAGATCACTTTTCCGTGGGCTGGGGCCAAATCTCGTTGGCGTGGCACCCTCAAG agccATTTACTTTGCTGCGTACTCAAAAGCTAAAGAGACGTTCAATGGGCTGTTTGTCCCTAATAGTGGAGTGGTGCACATGTCCTCTGCCGGTGTTGCAG CTTTTGTTACTAATTCTCTGATGAACCCCGTCTGGATGGTCAAGACCAGAATGCAGCTGGAGAAAAA agccaaaggagagaagaagatgaatgCACTGCAGTGTGCCCGGTATGTTCACAAAACGGAAGGAATTCGGGGCTTCTACCGAGGCCTGACTGCATCTTACGCTGGCATCTCGGAGACCATGATCTGCTTCCTCATCTACGAGACGCTGAAGAAACACCTCGCCGCGAGCCAATTCGCCTCCTCGAATGGCGGAAAGGAGAAGGGAGCATCGGACTTCCTGGGTCTGATGATGGCTGCTGCTTTTTCAAAGGGGTGTGCTTCCTGCATTGCCTACCCACATG AGGTCATTCGAACGAGGCTTCGTGAAGAAGGCAGCAAGTACAAGTATTTCTTCCAGACAGGACGGTTGATAGCGGTGGAAGAAGGCTATGCAGCTTTTTATAGAGGACTCATTCCACAGCTAATTAGGCAAATCCCTAACACGGCCATCGTCCTCTCCACGTACGAACTCATTGTCCATCTTCTTGGGGATTCAAAGTGA
- the LOC120828989 gene encoding uncharacterized protein LOC120828989, translated as MLRFLHIPLTGLLGVLWDGVAAFGGVRLVDGENKCSGRVEVLRHDQWGSVCDHGWDLREADVVCLELGCGLAESALHGSAFGEGSGEISLRHVQCSGHESSLTHCAVVLHSDVLCTHEKDAGVKCSGTLLTPTLTLLSPHTVFSPGEAVRFGCSVLLGHHLSDFHLYKHGVSTPLVTQRADQTQTKVELTLSDIETFHQGSYSCGYRIKGGFPSQLLSSPPSNSINITVVELLTPQHWYNTSAEAPAGSVIKGHSFNISCSTPQQYPGGSFQLRLIRSNGTVRQSLPALTPVVTFTFPSAQSANEGYYYCLYRVQLGGRTFVSRESQPLPIAIRDPDPVLSPMVISWLVSGLTFVVAVIVLLIVAKVLCNKEKKPTELERETRTCVDNTYVALSINKP; from the exons ATGCTGAGATTCCTCCATATCCCTTTAACAG GCCTGTTGGGTGTTCTGTGGGATGGAGTAGCTGCTTTTG GTGGGGTCAGATTAGTAGATGGGGAGAACAAGTGTTCCGGCAGAGTGGAGGTCCTCCGCCATGACCAGTGGGGGAGCGTGTGCGACCATGGCTGGGACCTGCGGGAGGCGGATGTGGTGTGCCTGGAGCTGGGCTGTGGCTTAGCCGAATCTGCCCTTCATGGGTCGGCGTTTGGGGAGGGCAGTGGAGAGATCTCGCTGCGGCATGTGCAGTGCTCCGGACACGAGTCCAGCCTGACACACTGTGCTGTTGTCCTTCACAGCGACGTCCTCTGTACCCATGAGAAGGACGCAGGGGTAAAATGCTCAG GTACCCTTTTAACGCCCACCCTCACGCTGCTGTCACCTCACACTGTGTTCTCTCCTGGCGAGGCCGTTCGCTTTGGCTGCAGCGTTTTGCTTGGTCAccacctcagtgacttccacctgTACAAGCATGGCGTTTCTACACCGCTGGTTACTCAGAGGGCGGACCAGACACAGACCAAAGTGGAGCTGACATTGTCTGACATAGAGACTTTCCACCAGGGCAGCTACAGTTGTGGGTACAGGATCAAGGGTGGCTTCCCTTCTCAGCTGCTGAGCTCCCCGCCAAGCAACTCTATAAACATCACTGTTG TGGAACTCCTGACTCCCCAACATTGGTACAACACGTCCGCTGAGGCCCCGGCTGGTTCTGTCATTAAAGGCCACAGTTTCAACATCAGCTGCTCCACCCCGCAGCAGTACCCCGGAGGCTCCTTCCAGCTGCGTCTGATCCGCTCCAACGGCACAGTGCGCCAGTCCCTGCCTGCCCTCACCCCCGTGGTCACTTTCACCTTCCCCAGTGCCCAGAGCGCCAACGAGGGATACTACTACTGCCTGTATCGGGTCCAGCTGGGGGGGCGCACCTTTGTCTCCAGAGAAAGCCAGCCCCTGCCTATAGCCATCAGAG ACCCAGATCCAGTACTGAGTCCAATGGTGATCAGCTGGCTTGTGTCCGGCCTGACATTTGTGGTAGCTGTCATTGTTCTTCTCATCGTGGCCAAGGTGCTGTGCAACAAGGAGAAGAAGCCCACTGAACTTGAGCGAGAGACCAGAACCT GTGTGGATAACACTTATGTTGCCTTATCAATTAACAAGCCATGA